The proteins below come from a single Edaphobacter acidisoli genomic window:
- a CDS encoding CCA tRNA nucleotidyltransferase, with the protein MPHPVTDNPKYAAARRIALLLREHGHQAYFAGGCVRDLLLGVGPKDFDVATSATPDEVLELFPKALTVGAHFGVVLVRDGDVSTEVATFRHDGVYSDGRRPDAVRFSSDPREDVQRRDFTINGMLLDPVVFEETEDAAKAALDFVGGRSDLAAETLRAIGDPTVRFAEDKLRMLRGVRFASRLGFEIEPCTLAAMRADAASIHQVSAERIRDELTLMLTEGRARTAFELLDSTGLLAQILPEVVRLHGVAQPPQFHPEGDVWVHTMLLLEKLPAGASPTLAWGALLHDIGKPATFQPPNPAIAGDRIRFNGHVEVGVRVAEVILRRLRFSTDDTEQIAALVKNHMRFGDVMEMRESTLKRFLRLPHFEEHLALHRMDCLSAHCDLSLYEFAKRHYEAAQPEIIHPKLLLTGYELIAAGYKPGPEFKAMLEAAEDAQLEGSISDKQQALELVRERFGLPPT; encoded by the coding sequence GCGACCTGCTGCTTGGAGTTGGGCCGAAGGACTTTGACGTGGCGACTTCGGCTACGCCTGATGAAGTGCTCGAACTCTTCCCGAAGGCCCTGACCGTGGGCGCGCACTTCGGCGTGGTACTCGTGCGCGACGGCGACGTTTCAACTGAGGTAGCTACCTTCCGGCACGACGGCGTCTACAGCGATGGCCGCCGTCCCGACGCGGTGCGCTTTTCCTCTGACCCGCGCGAGGATGTGCAGCGCCGCGACTTCACCATCAACGGAATGCTGCTCGATCCGGTGGTCTTTGAAGAAACCGAAGACGCGGCGAAGGCCGCGCTCGATTTTGTTGGCGGACGCAGCGATCTCGCGGCGGAGACTCTCCGCGCTATCGGCGACCCAACCGTGCGCTTTGCCGAAGACAAGCTGCGAATGCTGCGTGGCGTGCGCTTCGCCTCGCGGCTTGGCTTCGAGATTGAACCGTGTACGCTCGCCGCAATGCGCGCGGACGCGGCAAGCATCCACCAGGTGAGCGCTGAACGCATCCGCGATGAACTGACCCTGATGCTGACCGAAGGCCGCGCGCGTACTGCATTTGAGTTACTCGACTCAACCGGGTTGCTCGCGCAGATCCTGCCCGAGGTTGTACGCTTGCACGGCGTCGCACAACCACCGCAGTTCCATCCGGAAGGCGATGTGTGGGTCCACACAATGCTGCTGCTTGAGAAGCTTCCTGCCGGGGCATCGCCGACGCTCGCCTGGGGTGCGCTCCTGCACGACATCGGCAAGCCCGCAACCTTCCAACCGCCCAATCCAGCTATAGCCGGCGACCGCATCCGCTTTAATGGCCACGTCGAAGTTGGTGTGCGTGTAGCGGAGGTCATTCTTCGCCGCCTGCGCTTTTCCACCGATGACACAGAGCAAATCGCCGCGCTGGTCAAAAACCATATGCGCTTCGGTGATGTCATGGAGATGCGCGAGTCCACACTCAAGCGCTTTCTGCGTCTGCCTCACTTTGAGGAACACCTGGCGCTGCACCGAATGGACTGCCTCTCCGCGCATTGCGACCTCTCACTCTACGAGTTTGCGAAGCGGCATTATGAAGCAGCACAGCCAGAGATCATCCACCCGAAGCTTCTGCTGACAGGTTATGAGCTAATCGCAGCGGGCTACAAACCGGGTCCCGAGTTCAAGGCGATGCTCGAAGCCGCCGAAGATGCGCAACTGGAAGGCAGCATTTCCGACAAACAACAAGCTCTTGAACTGGTGCGCGAACGCTTCGGTCTGCCACCCACCTAG
- a CDS encoding GH1 family beta-glucosidase gives MYHKFSRRSFGRLLGVAAGAVSLPVATSALSSAEAPSGAGSAHKFPEGFLWGSATASYQVEGAVHADGRGVSIWDTFSHTPGKTFDGDTGDVADDDYRRYKEDVQLMKALGLHTCRFSIAWPRIFPEGTGAPNPKGLDHYNRVVDELLANGIQPYATLYHWDLPQALEDKGGWQSRATSEAFAHYAGYVTAHLSDRVRHFMTTNEISTFTELGYGTGTHAPGLKLSRAGLAQVCHNAVLGQGLAVQAIRASARPGTKVGLAENIIAVTPVVNTPEHIQAAAIAMREENAPYMNVVQTGEYTDAYLKRLGADAPKFTPEDLKTISSKLDFAGINIYQPTYVRASDSPEGYAIVPPPASYPHMYSPWITIGPEALYWAPKLATQIWNIPELYITENGASSADVMTPEGTVLDTDRVMYLRNYLTQLHRGVSEGVPVKGYFLWSLLDNYEWADGYEKRFGIHYVDFKTQKRTPKLSAAFYKEVIARNALG, from the coding sequence ATGTACCATAAATTTTCAAGACGCAGCTTCGGCCGCCTGCTCGGCGTTGCCGCTGGAGCAGTATCGCTTCCCGTTGCTACTTCGGCGCTCTCCAGCGCCGAAGCCCCCTCCGGTGCAGGCAGCGCGCATAAGTTCCCCGAAGGCTTTCTATGGGGATCGGCTACGGCGTCGTACCAGGTAGAAGGCGCTGTGCATGCTGATGGACGTGGTGTGTCCATCTGGGACACCTTCTCGCACACCCCGGGCAAGACCTTCGATGGAGACACAGGCGACGTGGCTGATGACGACTACCGCCGCTACAAGGAAGACGTTCAGCTGATGAAGGCGCTTGGCCTGCACACGTGCCGCTTCTCGATTGCGTGGCCGCGCATCTTTCCTGAGGGCACGGGCGCGCCAAACCCCAAAGGCCTGGACCATTACAACCGCGTGGTGGATGAGTTGCTCGCCAATGGAATCCAGCCCTACGCCACGCTGTACCACTGGGACTTGCCGCAGGCGCTCGAGGACAAGGGTGGCTGGCAGAGCCGTGCAACATCGGAAGCCTTCGCGCACTATGCCGGATACGTGACCGCGCACCTCTCCGACCGCGTGCGGCATTTTATGACCACCAACGAGATCAGCACCTTCACCGAGCTTGGCTACGGAACAGGAACACATGCCCCGGGATTGAAGCTCAGCCGTGCAGGACTGGCGCAGGTGTGCCACAACGCTGTGCTGGGACAAGGCCTCGCAGTCCAGGCAATTCGCGCGAGCGCGCGGCCCGGCACGAAGGTGGGTTTGGCCGAGAACATCATCGCCGTAACCCCCGTAGTGAACACCCCGGAGCATATTCAAGCAGCCGCAATAGCGATGCGCGAAGAGAATGCCCCCTACATGAATGTCGTTCAGACGGGCGAATACACCGACGCCTACCTGAAGCGGCTCGGGGCCGATGCGCCGAAGTTCACCCCGGAAGACCTGAAGACGATCTCCAGCAAGCTCGACTTCGCCGGGATCAATATCTACCAGCCAACGTATGTGCGCGCCAGCGATTCGCCTGAAGGTTATGCCATCGTTCCTCCACCAGCGTCGTACCCACACATGTACAGCCCCTGGATCACCATTGGCCCGGAAGCTCTCTACTGGGCGCCAAAGCTGGCAACTCAGATATGGAATATTCCTGAGCTTTACATCACAGAGAACGGCGCATCATCGGCCGATGTCATGACGCCGGAGGGAACGGTACTCGATACAGATCGTGTCATGTATCTGCGCAATTATCTGACGCAGCTCCACCGCGGTGTCTCTGAAGGCGTGCCGGTCAAGGGCTACTTCCTATGGAGCTTGCTTGACAATTACGAGTGGGCCGATGGCTACGAAAAACGCTTTGGTATCCACTACGTTGACTTCAAAACGCAGAAGCGCACGCCGAAGCTGAGCGCAGCATTCTATAAAGAAGTCATTGCGCGAAACGCCCTGGGATAA